One Haloplanus vescus DNA window includes the following coding sequences:
- a CDS encoding ArsR/SmtB family transcription factor, with product MDSAVLLDLLGNENRRRILRLLARKPCYVTEISEYLGVSPKAVIDHLRKLEEAGLVESHTDDQRRKYFHISRNLRLEVSVSPYGFGAKSAYPASSTLDMNGQCRHVSLDAPGEADDDVEELAQAFDQLQALEDELSLAQRWVYGRVTEVLDRLNDHLGVDADSRFHAEVLAAVATGSKTTADIVEAVDAPTDAVRGALNTLADRGLVGQRGDEWQLA from the coding sequence ATGGACTCGGCGGTACTACTCGATTTACTCGGCAACGAGAACCGCCGGCGGATTCTGCGGCTCTTAGCGCGCAAACCCTGTTACGTCACCGAGATTAGCGAGTATCTCGGCGTGAGTCCGAAGGCGGTTATCGACCACCTCCGGAAACTCGAAGAGGCGGGACTCGTCGAGAGTCACACGGACGACCAGCGCCGGAAGTACTTCCACATCTCGCGCAATCTCCGACTCGAAGTGAGCGTCTCGCCGTACGGTTTCGGCGCCAAGAGCGCGTATCCCGCGAGTTCGACGCTCGATATGAACGGCCAGTGTCGGCACGTCTCGCTCGACGCGCCGGGCGAGGCGGACGACGACGTGGAAGAACTCGCGCAGGCGTTCGACCAGTTACAGGCGCTCGAAGACGAACTCTCGCTCGCCCAGCGGTGGGTGTACGGTCGGGTTACCGAGGTGCTCGACCGGTTGAACGACCATCTGGGCGTCGACGCGGACAGTCGCTTCCACGCGGAGGTGTTGGCGGCGGTGGCCACGGGGTCGAAGACGACGGCGGATATCGTGGAGGCCGTCGACGCGCCCACGGACGCGGTTCGGGGCGCGCTCAACACCCTCGCCGACCGCGGACTGGTCGGCCAGCGCGGCGACGAGTGGCAGCTCGCCTGA
- a CDS encoding universal stress protein → MTSHVLVPFDGSTQSEAALQFAVDEWPGADHTLLYVVDPITAGFGERTLPGSSEAWFERARETAQAQFDEATELTGRPFDTRIEVGSPARVIVDVAAEDPFDHVALGSHGREGVSRVLLGSVAETVVRRSPVPVTVVR, encoded by the coding sequence ATGACATCACACGTCCTCGTTCCGTTCGACGGCAGCACGCAGTCCGAGGCCGCCCTGCAGTTCGCCGTCGACGAGTGGCCGGGCGCCGACCACACGCTGTTGTACGTCGTCGACCCGATTACCGCCGGGTTCGGCGAGCGAACACTCCCCGGGAGCTCCGAAGCGTGGTTCGAACGCGCCCGCGAGACGGCCCAGGCGCAGTTCGACGAGGCGACGGAACTCACCGGGCGGCCCTTCGACACCCGAATCGAGGTCGGGAGCCCCGCCCGCGTCATCGTCGACGTCGCCGCCGAGGACCCATTCGACCACGTCGCCCTCGGGAGTCACGGGCGCGAGGGCGTGTCGCGCGTCCTCCTCGGGAGCGTCGCCGAAACCGTCGTCCGGCGGTCGCCCGTCCCCGTCACCGTCGTTCGGTAA
- a CDS encoding nitroreductase family protein: protein MEFDDVIQTRRSVHQYSDADIDDETLYDIFEDVRQTPSSFNLQPWEFLVVRGDDLADLQSVAYGQEHVTDAAAAVVVLGTLDPSDHADRVTSDLLEKGYLPSEDAADARLDTVDGLADADSETRRLWTSQSSSLAAMTLMHAAWDRGIASCPMGGFDADALHETFDIGDDYEAVMLVTLGYPEDEAADIERPRKFRRSTDEIVHLDEFDPAAR from the coding sequence ATGGAGTTCGACGACGTCATTCAGACCCGGCGCTCCGTCCACCAGTATTCGGACGCCGACATCGACGACGAAACGCTGTACGACATCTTCGAGGACGTCCGCCAGACGCCCTCCTCGTTCAACCTGCAACCGTGGGAGTTCCTCGTCGTCCGCGGGGACGACCTCGCCGACCTCCAGTCGGTCGCCTACGGACAGGAACACGTCACCGACGCCGCGGCGGCGGTGGTCGTCCTCGGCACCCTCGACCCGAGCGACCACGCCGACCGCGTCACCTCGGACCTCCTCGAGAAGGGCTACCTCCCCTCGGAGGACGCCGCCGACGCCCGCCTCGACACCGTCGACGGCCTCGCGGACGCCGACAGTGAGACGCGGCGCCTCTGGACCTCCCAGAGCAGCAGTCTCGCCGCCATGACACTCATGCACGCCGCGTGGGACCGCGGCATCGCCTCCTGTCCCATGGGTGGCTTCGATGCCGATGCCCTCCACGAGACGTTCGACATCGGCGACGACTACGAAGCGGTGATGCTCGTCACCCTCGGCTACCCCGAGGACGAGGCCGCCGACATCGAACGCCCCCGGAAGTTCCGGCGGTCCACCGACGAAATCGTCCACCTCGACGAGTTCGACCCGGCCGCTCGCTAG
- a CDS encoding KaiC domain-containing protein yields the protein MSEDDEDWFERALRESDDEETAETTEPDVSESGDDEMESEDGETESDETAESETEDIEPGDDEAVEEPDAPDVEDLGGFADLGSDSGGPSPGDAGDDSPFDQDFASAFENAPDIGGETGGNPFGGGGQAGPPGGGPPGGGPPDIGSNEPFADDDADFDSAIDRLDLGIEGLDNMILGGVPARSLISIIGSAGTGKTTFGLQFLNEALSNGNRGIYLTLEETTERIYDTAAEKGWPFREYADEGRLAVVHLDPIEMANSLSSIRSELPDLIEEFDADRLVLDSVSLLEMMYDRSSDRRSEVYEFSKALKDAGVTTLVTSEADSDNPYNSRYGIIEYLADAVFILQYVRASDFQETRLAVEIQKIRDANHSRETKPYEITDTGLSVYRQANIF from the coding sequence ATGAGTGAAGACGACGAGGACTGGTTCGAACGAGCGCTCCGCGAGAGCGACGACGAGGAGACGGCGGAGACGACGGAACCAGACGTGTCCGAGTCGGGAGACGACGAGATGGAGAGCGAGGATGGCGAAACTGAGAGCGACGAAACGGCGGAAAGCGAGACGGAAGACATCGAGCCCGGAGACGACGAAGCGGTGGAAGAACCGGACGCGCCGGACGTCGAGGACCTCGGTGGGTTCGCCGACCTCGGGTCCGACTCGGGCGGGCCGTCGCCGGGTGACGCCGGTGACGACTCCCCGTTCGACCAAGACTTCGCCAGCGCGTTCGAGAACGCCCCCGACATCGGGGGGGAGACGGGTGGGAACCCCTTCGGCGGCGGCGGGCAGGCGGGACCGCCGGGTGGCGGACCGCCCGGTGGGGGGCCGCCCGACATCGGCAGTAACGAACCGTTCGCGGACGACGACGCCGATTTCGACTCCGCGATAGACCGCCTCGATCTCGGCATCGAGGGCCTCGACAACATGATTCTCGGCGGCGTGCCGGCGCGGTCGCTCATCTCCATCATCGGGTCGGCGGGGACGGGGAAGACCACGTTCGGCCTCCAGTTCCTGAACGAGGCGCTGTCGAACGGGAACCGCGGCATCTACCTCACGCTCGAAGAGACGACGGAGCGCATCTACGACACGGCGGCCGAGAAGGGCTGGCCGTTCAGGGAGTACGCCGACGAGGGCCGCCTCGCCGTCGTCCACCTCGACCCCATCGAGATGGCGAATAGCCTCTCGAGCATCCGGAGCGAACTCCCGGACCTCATCGAGGAGTTCGACGCCGACCGCCTCGTCCTCGACTCGGTGTCGCTCTTGGAAATGATGTATGACCGCTCGTCGGACCGCCGGAGTGAGGTGTACGAGTTCTCGAAGGCGCTCAAGGACGCGGGCGTGACGACACTCGTCACCAGCGAGGCCGACAGCGACAACCCGTACAACTCCCGGTACGGCATCATCGAGTATCTGGCCGACGCGGTGTTCATCCTGCAGTACGTGCGCGCCTCCGACTTTCAGGAGACGCGACTGGCCGTGGAAATCCAGAAAATTCGGGACGCGAACCACTCCCGGGAGACGAAGCCCTACGAAATCACGGACACGGGGCTGAGCGTCTACCGGCAGGCGAACATCTTCTAG
- a CDS encoding NAD(+)/NADH kinase has product MHVGLVAQRGNSRATFLASELRRRLRAEDVSVSIDTTTAEALGLEGTPVESFDACDLIVSIGGDGTFLYAARDAAGTPILGVNLGEVGFLNAVGPEKAVDVVLQEVDAFRADEMPVRETPRLAASGDGWTAPPTTNEVVVQGPIRGPSGGVDIEVRVDDSTYSASRADGVLVATPTGSTAYNLSESGPLVHPGVDALVINEMCADGGMPPLVVGPDSDITVHLSGTDQAIVVGDGRVLRELDPPTAVQVGRADSPMRVAGPTSDFFEALGKLE; this is encoded by the coding sequence ATGCACGTCGGTCTCGTCGCGCAGCGAGGGAACAGTCGGGCCACGTTTCTCGCGTCCGAGTTGCGACGACGGCTCCGAGCCGAAGACGTCTCCGTCTCCATCGATACCACCACCGCCGAGGCGCTTGGCCTGGAAGGCACGCCCGTCGAATCCTTCGACGCCTGCGACCTCATCGTCAGCATCGGCGGCGACGGCACCTTCCTGTACGCCGCCCGCGACGCCGCCGGCACGCCCATCCTCGGCGTCAACCTCGGCGAAGTCGGCTTCCTCAACGCCGTCGGCCCCGAGAAGGCGGTCGACGTCGTCCTGCAAGAGGTAGACGCCTTTCGCGCCGACGAGATGCCCGTCCGCGAGACGCCACGCTTGGCCGCCTCGGGTGACGGCTGGACCGCGCCACCGACCACCAACGAAGTCGTCGTGCAGGGGCCGATTCGAGGGCCGAGCGGCGGTGTCGACATCGAGGTCCGCGTCGACGACTCGACGTACTCGGCCAGTCGCGCCGACGGTGTCCTCGTTGCCACCCCGACCGGCAGCACAGCCTACAACCTCAGCGAATCGGGGCCGCTCGTCCACCCGGGCGTCGACGCCCTCGTCATCAACGAGATGTGCGCCGACGGCGGGATGCCGCCCCTCGTCGTCGGCCCGGACAGCGACATCACGGTCCATCTCTCCGGCACCGACCAGGCCATCGTCGTCGGCGACGGTCGGGTCCTCCGCGAACTCGACCCGCCGACGGCGGTGCAGGTCGGCCGCGCCGACTCGCCGATGCGGGTCGCTGGCCCCACGTCCGACTTCTTCGAAGCGCTCGGAAAACTAGAGTAG
- the carB gene encoding carbamoyl-phosphate synthase large subunit, which translates to MTDEATVADGGSATDSEDRTILLIGSGPIQIGQAAEFDYSGAQACRALQEEGARVVLVNSNPATIMTDPDMADRVYIEPITTEAIAEIIRQEQPDGVIAGLGGQTGLNVTAELAEEGVLEEHDVEIMGTPLDTIYATEDRDLFRQRMEKIGQPVPGSVTISLDEGEEVSELDEAALRERVEAAVDEVGGLPVIARTTYTLGGSGSGVVDEMDELIERVRKGLRLSRNSEVLITESIAGWVELEYEVMRDADDSTIIICNMENLDPMGIHTGESMVVTPSQVIPDDGHQEMRDAALEVIRELGIQGGCNIQFAWHDDGTPGGEYRVVEVNPRVSRSSALASKATGYPIARVTAKVALGKRLHEIENEITGETTAAFEPAIDYVVTKIPRWPIDKFGDVDFTLGTAMKSTGEAMSIGRTFEESLLKALRSTEYDPAVDMSTVDDETLEAEYLARPTPDRPYAIFEAFDRGYTVDDVVDLTGIKEWYVERFSRVSEAVADAANGDFTEAAVKGVTNTEIASTAGADVGTVESAVPGRTYKQVDTCAGEFAAQTPYYYSSRKPEYVTGPFEGEAAAGELRVDRDVESVVVVGGGPIRIGQGVEFDYCSVHAIQALREEGIDAHVVNNNPETVSTDYDTSDGLFFEPITAEEVADVVEASDADGVMVQFGGQTSVNIGHPLEAELERRGLDCEILGTSVDAMDLAEDRDRFNRLMDDRGIAQPEGGSATSESEALELANDIGYPVLVRPSYVLGGRAMDVVYDDAELKEYIEEAVRVSPDKPILIDDFLEDAVELDVDAVADGEDVLIGGVMEHVESAGVHSGDSACMIPPQADEVLDVMDRVREVTLEIARELDTVGLMNVQLAVQDGTVYVLEANPRSSRTVPFVSKATGVPIAKLAAKVMAGHSLDELDAQEQIPEKVSVKEVVLPFDRLPGSDPRLGPEMKSTGEVMGTAEHFGKAYEKAQSATGKAIPNEGTAVVDLSAAEFPDPDSEAGQALVDDFGEFFDVREFDDLAAAIRAGEVDIIVSRNRDALEVAVEEDVTYFSTEASAQAVLEGLRHYDDPIDVQATSDRPKIQKQWGGE; encoded by the coding sequence ATGACTGACGAGGCCACCGTGGCGGACGGAGGTTCCGCCACCGACTCCGAGGATCGGACGATACTGTTGATCGGGAGCGGCCCGATTCAGATCGGGCAGGCCGCCGAGTTCGACTACTCCGGCGCGCAGGCCTGCCGAGCCCTGCAGGAGGAGGGGGCGCGAGTCGTCCTCGTCAACTCGAACCCCGCGACCATCATGACCGACCCGGACATGGCCGACCGGGTGTACATCGAACCCATCACGACCGAGGCCATTGCGGAGATCATCCGGCAGGAACAGCCAGACGGCGTCATCGCCGGACTCGGCGGTCAGACGGGACTGAACGTCACCGCCGAACTCGCCGAAGAAGGCGTCCTTGAGGAACACGACGTGGAAATCATGGGGACGCCGCTGGACACTATCTACGCGACGGAGGACCGCGACCTCTTCCGTCAGCGCATGGAGAAGATCGGTCAGCCAGTCCCCGGTTCGGTCACTATCTCGCTTGACGAGGGCGAAGAGGTGAGCGAACTCGACGAGGCGGCGCTTCGCGAACGCGTCGAAGCCGCCGTCGACGAAGTCGGCGGCCTGCCCGTCATCGCCCGGACGACGTACACGCTCGGTGGCTCCGGGTCGGGCGTCGTCGACGAGATGGACGAGCTCATCGAACGCGTCCGGAAGGGCCTCCGTCTCTCGCGCAACAGCGAGGTGCTCATCACCGAGTCCATCGCCGGCTGGGTCGAACTGGAGTACGAAGTGATGCGCGACGCCGACGACTCGACCATCATCATCTGCAACATGGAGAACCTCGACCCGATGGGCATCCACACGGGCGAGTCGATGGTCGTCACGCCGTCGCAGGTGATTCCCGACGACGGCCACCAGGAGATGCGCGACGCCGCGCTCGAAGTGATTCGCGAACTCGGCATTCAGGGTGGCTGTAACATCCAGTTCGCGTGGCACGACGACGGCACCCCCGGCGGCGAGTACCGCGTCGTCGAGGTGAACCCCCGCGTCTCCCGTTCCTCGGCGCTGGCGTCGAAGGCGACGGGCTACCCCATCGCCCGCGTCACGGCGAAGGTGGCGCTCGGCAAGCGCCTCCACGAAATCGAGAACGAAATCACGGGCGAGACGACGGCGGCGTTCGAGCCGGCAATCGACTACGTCGTCACGAAGATTCCGCGGTGGCCGATAGACAAGTTCGGTGACGTGGACTTCACGCTCGGGACGGCGATGAAATCGACGGGCGAGGCGATGTCCATCGGCCGCACCTTCGAGGAGTCGCTGTTGAAGGCGCTCCGCTCGACGGAGTACGACCCCGCAGTCGACATGTCGACCGTCGACGACGAGACGCTCGAAGCAGAGTATCTGGCACGGCCGACACCTGACCGTCCCTACGCAATCTTCGAGGCGTTCGACCGCGGCTACACCGTCGACGACGTGGTCGACCTGACCGGCATCAAGGAGTGGTATGTCGAACGCTTCTCGCGTGTCTCCGAGGCGGTTGCCGACGCCGCGAACGGCGACTTCACCGAAGCCGCGGTCAAGGGCGTCACCAATACGGAAATCGCGTCGACGGCCGGTGCCGACGTGGGAACCGTCGAGTCGGCAGTCCCCGGCCGCACGTACAAGCAGGTCGACACCTGCGCGGGCGAGTTCGCGGCCCAGACGCCGTATTACTACTCCTCGCGCAAGCCCGAGTACGTCACCGGCCCGTTCGAGGGCGAAGCGGCGGCGGGCGAACTCCGCGTCGACCGCGACGTGGAGAGCGTCGTCGTCGTCGGCGGCGGGCCCATCCGCATCGGGCAGGGCGTCGAGTTCGACTACTGCTCGGTCCACGCGATTCAGGCGCTCCGCGAGGAGGGCATCGACGCGCACGTCGTCAACAACAACCCCGAGACGGTGTCGACGGACTACGACACCTCCGACGGCCTGTTCTTCGAACCCATCACCGCCGAGGAGGTGGCGGACGTGGTCGAAGCGTCCGACGCCGACGGCGTGATGGTACAGTTCGGTGGCCAGACCTCGGTCAACATCGGTCACCCGCTGGAGGCGGAACTGGAGCGTCGCGGCCTCGACTGTGAGATTCTCGGCACGAGCGTCGACGCGATGGACCTCGCGGAGGACCGCGACCGCTTCAACCGCCTGATGGACGACCGCGGCATCGCTCAGCCGGAAGGCGGGTCGGCGACGAGCGAGTCCGAGGCGCTCGAACTCGCCAACGACATCGGCTACCCCGTCCTCGTCCGTCCCTCGTACGTCCTCGGTGGCCGCGCGATGGACGTGGTCTACGACGACGCGGAGCTGAAAGAGTACATCGAGGAGGCGGTTCGCGTCTCGCCGGACAAGCCCATCCTCATCGACGACTTCCTTGAGGACGCGGTGGAACTCGACGTGGACGCCGTCGCCGACGGCGAGGACGTCCTCATCGGCGGCGTGATGGAACACGTCGAGAGCGCCGGCGTCCACTCCGGCGACTCGGCGTGTATGATTCCGCCGCAGGCCGACGAAGTGCTCGACGTGATGGACCGCGTGCGCGAAGTGACGCTGGAAATCGCGCGCGAACTCGACACTGTGGGCCTCATGAACGTCCAGTTGGCGGTTCAGGACGGCACGGTGTACGTCCTCGAAGCCAACCCACGCTCCTCGCGGACGGTTCCCTTCGTCTCGAAGGCGACGGGCGTCCCCATCGCCAAACTCGCGGCGAAGGTGATGGCGGGGCACTCGCTCGACGAACTCGATGCGCAGGAGCAGATTCCGGAGAAGGTGAGCGTCAAGGAAGTCGTCCTGCCCTTCGACCGCCTGCCCGGTAGCGACCCGCGCCTCGGCCCGGAGATGAAGTCGACGGGCGAAGTGATGGGCACCGCCGAACACTTCGGCAAGGCCTACGAGAAGGCCCAGTCCGCGACGGGTAAGGCCATCCCGAACGAGGGGACGGCCGTCGTCGACCTCTCGGCGGCGGAGTTCCCCGACCCCGACAGCGAGGCGGGACAGGCACTCGTCGACGACTTCGGCGAGTTCTTCGACGTGCGCGAGTTCGACGACCTGGCCGCCGCGATTCGCGCAGGGGAAGTCGACATCATCGTCTCGCGGAACCGCGACGCGCTGGAAGTCGCCGTCGAGGAAGACGTGACGTACTTCTCGACGGAGGCGTCGGCCCAAGCGGTGCTCGAGGGCCTGCGTCACTACGACGACCCCATCGACGTGCAGGCAACTTCGGACCGGCCGAAGATTCAGAAGCAGTGGGGCGGCGAGTAA
- a CDS encoding DUF5815 family protein: MTKPDVPGETVTVDLPCGETVRATDLDLGMREFECTCGDAHAVVMDVHPPERFLPEFLVDLLRETVETSSEEMPEFDTPHLLGVVLEEFPEHVAVEDLSDEGDVGYALLWVTTFDSRRLHEVVVELVIELMEHAVSHAEDDATIQEFEQQMVEFDVSSFVDQYRAERDLEADDVYGNA; encoded by the coding sequence ATGACGAAACCGGACGTCCCCGGCGAGACGGTGACGGTCGACCTCCCCTGCGGAGAGACCGTCCGTGCCACCGACCTCGACTTGGGGATGCGGGAGTTCGAGTGTACCTGTGGCGACGCCCACGCCGTCGTGATGGACGTCCACCCGCCGGAGCGGTTCCTCCCCGAATTTCTGGTCGACCTCCTGCGAGAGACCGTCGAGACGAGCAGCGAAGAGATGCCGGAGTTCGACACGCCACACTTGCTGGGCGTCGTCTTGGAGGAGTTCCCGGAGCACGTTGCCGTCGAAGACCTGAGCGACGAGGGCGACGTTGGCTACGCGCTCCTGTGGGTGACGACGTTCGATTCGCGCCGCCTCCACGAAGTCGTCGTCGAGCTCGTCATCGAACTGATGGAACACGCCGTCAGCCACGCAGAGGACGACGCGACGATTCAGGAGTTCGAACAGCAGATGGTCGAGTTCGACGTCTCGTCGTTCGTCGACCAGTACCGCGCGGAGCGAGACCTCGAGGCCGACGACGTGTACGGCAACGCGTAA
- a CDS encoding type IV pilin, with protein sequence MNFKELLTEDRAVSPVIGVILMVAITVILAAVIGTFVLGLGDQVSENAPQASFSFDFSANGSTFNGESGDNVTVTHEGGETLEASTIDVEGSNTSGSVGTTNGVANGNWPSDTIQSGGSSEWAGVNSGETIRVIWTNPSGGSTNTIARSTAPQ encoded by the coding sequence ATGAATTTCAAAGAACTACTGACAGAAGACCGCGCAGTAAGCCCGGTCATCGGCGTGATTCTGATGGTGGCTATCACCGTCATTCTCGCCGCTGTAATCGGCACCTTCGTCCTCGGACTGGGCGACCAAGTGAGCGAGAACGCACCGCAGGCGAGCTTCAGTTTCGATTTCTCCGCGAACGGGAGTACGTTCAACGGTGAGTCTGGCGACAACGTCACCGTGACCCACGAAGGCGGTGAAACGCTCGAAGCGAGCACTATCGATGTCGAGGGCAGTAACACGAGCGGTAGTGTCGGAACGACAAACGGCGTCGCGAACGGGAACTGGCCGTCAGATACCATCCAATCTGGTGGCTCCTCGGAGTGGGCAGGCGTCAACTCCGGCGAGACCATCCGCGTCATCTGGACGAACCCCAGCGGCGGCAGCACCAACACCATCGCTCGCTCGACGGCGCCGCAGTAA
- a CDS encoding type IV pilin, which translates to MDFKELLTEDRAVSPVIGVILMVAITVILAAVIGTFVLGLGDQVSESAPQASFSFDFSSSGGNGFNGEAGDNVTVTHEGGETLESSTINVEGSNSSVGVGGDSGLQGGSWPTTISSGDSTDYEGVNAGETIRVIWTNPAGGSTNTIARATAPQ; encoded by the coding sequence ATGGATTTCAAAGAACTACTCACAGAAGACCGCGCAGTAAGCCCGGTCATCGGCGTGATTCTGATGGTGGCTATCACCGTCATTCTCGCGGCCGTGATCGGCACCTTCGTCCTCGGTCTGGGCGATCAGGTGAGCGAAAGTGCACCGCAGGCGAGCTTTAGCTTCGACTTCTCATCATCAGGAGGTAACGGATTCAACGGTGAGGCCGGTGACAACGTCACCGTGACTCACGAGGGCGGTGAGACGCTCGAATCCAGCACTATCAACGTCGAAGGCAGTAATTCATCGGTAGGTGTCGGTGGCGATAGCGGCCTGCAAGGTGGCTCGTGGCCTACCACCATCTCCTCCGGTGACTCGACTGACTACGAAGGCGTCAACGCCGGCGAGACCATCCGCGTCATCTGGACGAACCCAGCTGGCGGCAGCACCAACACCATCGCCCGCGCGACCGCACCGCAGTAA
- a CDS encoding FAD-binding protein: MHEYDVIVVGAGGAGLRAAIAAQEAGADVAMVTKLHPVRSHTGAAEGGINAALREGDDWELHAYDTMKGSDYLADAPAAEALCQESPEEAIQLEHWGMAFSREDDGRVSQRPFGGLSFPRTTFAGAETGHHLLHTLYEQVVKRGIEVFDEWYVLNLAVSDEDDPSDRTCHGVVAYETATGNIEAFTARDGVILATGGLGQVYDHTTNAVANTGDGIAMAYRAGVPVEDMEMIQFHPTTLPSTGVLISEGVRGEGGILYNDEGERFMFERGYANNAGELASRDVVSRAELTEINAGRGIEDEYVHLDMRHLGEERIVDRLENILHLAEDFEGVDGLEEPMPVKPGQHYAMGGIETDEYGQTCVDGLYAVGECACASVHGANRLGGNALPELTVFGKRTGTRAAGGDTDEPEISVGRTDDAEPGDVDSPVELGEPWTDEAVADGGATTATAVVERTLERERERVDRLLERDDGLHHSEIRSAVQHTMTENVNVFREESALQDALADISAARERYREVAVEDPSSTYNTDLIQTIETRNLLDIAEMITLGALAREEFRGAHWRKEHQERKDDEWLKHTMVSWNDGSPDLWYKPVVLEGEKKTYEPKERSY; encoded by the coding sequence ATGCACGAATACGACGTCATCGTGGTCGGCGCGGGCGGGGCGGGCCTGCGCGCGGCCATCGCGGCACAGGAAGCGGGGGCAGACGTGGCGATGGTCACGAAGCTCCATCCCGTCAGGAGCCACACGGGCGCCGCGGAAGGCGGCATCAACGCTGCCCTCCGCGAGGGCGACGACTGGGAACTCCACGCCTACGACACGATGAAGGGGTCGGACTACCTCGCGGACGCCCCCGCCGCGGAAGCGCTGTGTCAGGAGAGCCCGGAAGAGGCCATCCAACTCGAACACTGGGGGATGGCGTTCTCCCGCGAGGACGACGGCCGCGTCTCACAGCGACCCTTCGGTGGCCTCTCCTTCCCGCGGACGACGTTCGCGGGCGCGGAGACAGGCCATCACCTCCTGCACACGCTCTACGAACAGGTCGTCAAACGAGGCATCGAGGTGTTCGACGAGTGGTACGTGCTGAACCTCGCCGTCTCGGACGAGGACGACCCGTCGGACCGGACCTGCCACGGCGTCGTCGCCTACGAGACGGCGACGGGGAACATAGAAGCGTTCACCGCGCGCGACGGGGTCATCCTCGCCACGGGCGGGTTGGGGCAGGTGTACGACCACACGACCAACGCCGTCGCGAACACGGGCGACGGCATCGCGATGGCCTACCGCGCGGGCGTCCCCGTCGAGGACATGGAGATGATTCAGTTCCACCCGACCACACTCCCGTCGACGGGCGTCCTCATCTCCGAGGGGGTCCGCGGCGAGGGTGGCATCCTCTACAACGACGAGGGTGAGCGCTTCATGTTCGAACGCGGGTACGCGAACAACGCGGGCGAACTCGCCTCGCGTGACGTGGTCTCGCGCGCCGAATTGACCGAAATCAACGCGGGCCGTGGCATCGAGGACGAGTACGTCCACCTCGATATGCGGCATCTGGGCGAGGAGCGCATCGTCGACCGGTTGGAGAACATCCTCCACCTCGCCGAGGACTTCGAGGGCGTCGACGGCCTCGAAGAGCCGATGCCGGTCAAGCCCGGCCAACACTACGCGATGGGCGGCATCGAAACCGACGAGTACGGCCAGACCTGCGTCGACGGCCTCTACGCCGTCGGCGAGTGTGCGTGTGCGAGCGTCCACGGTGCGAACCGCCTCGGGGGCAACGCTCTCCCCGAGCTCACGGTGTTCGGGAAGCGAACTGGCACGCGCGCCGCCGGCGGCGACACCGACGAGCCTGAAATTTCGGTGGGTCGGACGGACGACGCGGAGCCGGGCGATGTGGATTCGCCGGTCGAACTGGGCGAACCGTGGACCGACGAGGCCGTCGCGGACGGCGGCGCGACGACGGCGACGGCCGTCGTGGAGCGAACGCTCGAACGCGAACGCGAACGCGTCGACCGCCTGCTCGAACGCGACGATGGGCTCCACCACTCGGAGATTCGGTCGGCCGTCCAGCACACGATGACCGAGAACGTCAACGTCTTCCGCGAGGAATCGGCGCTGCAGGACGCATTAGCCGACATCAGCGCCGCTCGCGAGCGCTACCGCGAGGTGGCCGTCGAGGACCCGTCGAGCACGTACAACACGGACCTGATCCAGACCATCGAGACGCGGAACCTGCTCGACATCGCGGAGATGATTACTCTCGGCGCGCTCGCACGCGAGGAGTTCCGCGGCGCCCACTGGCGGAAGGAACACCAAGAGCGCAAGGACGACGAGTGGCTCAAACACACGATGGTGTCGTGGAACGACGGGTCGCCCGACCTGTGGTACAAACCCGTGGTGCTCGAAGGCGAGAAGAAGACGTACGAGCCGAAAGAGCGGAGTTACTGA